A genome region from Sphingomonas anseongensis includes the following:
- a CDS encoding YdcF family protein: MIVRFFSIVLLLYLIGFIVFSVTLGSSAGGNRTDGIVVITGGSGRIEHGVDMLAKGYAKRMLISGTDPSVTKADLVHRLGGRKRLVGCCVDLGSESVDTRSNAEEAKRWLDKHHYSSFRLVTSDWHMRRARYEFRRVMRDKYRLVPDAVHTEPRFVTLFGEYNKLLLRRIAVVFEL; this comes from the coding sequence ATGATCGTCCGTTTCTTCTCGATCGTGCTGCTGCTCTATTTGATCGGCTTCATCGTCTTTTCGGTGACATTGGGCTCGTCCGCCGGCGGGAACCGAACCGACGGGATCGTGGTGATCACCGGCGGAAGCGGGCGGATCGAGCACGGGGTGGACATGCTCGCCAAGGGTTATGCCAAGCGAATGCTGATCTCGGGAACGGACCCTTCGGTAACGAAGGCGGACCTGGTGCACAGGCTCGGCGGACGCAAGCGGCTGGTCGGCTGCTGCGTCGACCTCGGAAGCGAATCCGTCGACACCCGCTCCAACGCCGAGGAGGCGAAGCGCTGGCTGGACAAGCACCATTACAGCAGCTTCCGGCTGGTCACGAGCGACTGGCACATGCGTCGGGCGCGGTACGAATTCCGGCGGGTGATGCGCGACAAATATCGCCTGGTTCCCGACGCGGTTCACACCGAGCCTCGCTTCGTCACTTTGTTCGGCGAATATAACAAGCTGTTGCTCCGGCGGATCGCCGTCGTCTTCGAGCTCTAG
- a CDS encoding lysophospholipid acyltransferase family protein — protein sequence MQALRSLIYALIFYPATVVFVIAGIVATLFGNPTTRWLVRTWTGFNKGLARIVLGIRPKVEGQIPPGAMLIAVKHESMYETLEMVRLANTPVIVLKRELSQIPFFGWLTRRYGVIPVDRQAGSKALRSLIAAGKSAIAQGRAVLIYPEGTRVPPGESPELQSGFAGLYRALGLPVVPVAVDSGRLWPKGLLKQPGVIRFKVGEVIPAGLARQEIEFRVHAAINALNSTAASPQASPRKQRSPSRSPRSPRR from the coding sequence ATGCAGGCGCTTCGCTCGCTCATTTATGCGCTGATCTTCTATCCCGCGACGGTTGTCTTCGTGATTGCCGGCATCGTCGCGACCCTGTTCGGAAATCCGACAACGCGGTGGCTGGTCCGGACCTGGACGGGGTTCAACAAAGGCCTGGCGCGGATCGTTCTCGGCATAAGGCCAAAGGTGGAAGGGCAGATTCCGCCGGGCGCGATGCTGATCGCGGTCAAGCATGAGTCGATGTACGAGACGCTGGAGATGGTCCGGCTGGCCAACACGCCGGTGATCGTCCTCAAGCGGGAGCTGTCGCAAATCCCGTTCTTCGGGTGGCTGACGCGCCGCTACGGCGTGATCCCCGTCGACCGCCAGGCCGGATCGAAAGCGCTCCGCTCGCTCATCGCCGCTGGCAAGTCGGCGATCGCCCAAGGGCGCGCGGTCCTGATCTACCCCGAAGGAACGCGGGTGCCGCCCGGAGAATCGCCGGAGCTGCAGTCCGGCTTCGCCGGCCTCTATCGCGCGCTCGGGCTCCCGGTGGTCCCGGTCGCGGTCGACAGTGGACGTCTATGGCCGAAGGGGCTGCTCAAGCAGCCCGGCGTGATCCGCTTCAAGGTTGGCGAGGTGATCCCGGCGGGACTGGCGCGTCAGGAAATCGAATTTCGAGTCCACGCCGCGATAAACGCGCTCAATTCGACCGCAGCTTCGCCCCAAGCTTCTCCGCGGAAGCAACGATCGCCTTCGAGATCGCCGCGATCTCCTCGTCGGTGA
- a CDS encoding fimbrial biogenesis chaperone, which produces MGIVEMNSLSRAVAAAALIVASVPFALQPASAGVGDLLVAPTRLVLNGGRSAEVILNNIGDEPATYRISAEFRRMRPDGTLEEVTDPSASEKAARDMLVFAPRRVTLAPREPQSVRIAARPAQGLPDGEYRVHLLFRAIPPSTPVTQAASAPASGLSFKLVPVYGVTIPVIVRLGNLSVKAGISDVHVEQRDGKPVIALKLDRNGSRSTFGELRVLKPGVKDPVAISRAVAVYTELNEREVTVPVSEAFKGQLSGPVTVEYLETYDDGTKTIAETHAVLR; this is translated from the coding sequence GTGGGGATCGTCGAAATGAACTCTTTGTCCAGGGCCGTTGCCGCGGCCGCGTTGATTGTTGCGTCCGTTCCGTTCGCACTCCAGCCAGCCTCGGCCGGCGTCGGCGACCTCCTGGTCGCGCCGACCCGCCTCGTCCTCAACGGCGGGCGAAGCGCCGAGGTCATCCTCAACAACATCGGCGACGAACCCGCCACCTATCGAATCTCGGCCGAATTCCGGCGCATGCGGCCGGACGGAACGCTCGAGGAGGTCACCGATCCGAGCGCTTCGGAAAAGGCCGCTCGCGACATGCTGGTCTTTGCGCCACGGCGAGTGACCCTCGCCCCGCGCGAGCCGCAGTCGGTGAGGATCGCTGCACGCCCGGCGCAGGGCCTGCCCGACGGAGAGTATCGGGTTCACCTGCTGTTTCGTGCGATCCCGCCCTCGACTCCGGTGACACAGGCCGCGAGCGCACCGGCCAGCGGCCTGAGCTTCAAGCTGGTCCCCGTCTACGGAGTGACGATCCCGGTGATCGTCCGGCTCGGCAATCTCAGCGTGAAAGCGGGTATCTCGGACGTCCACGTCGAGCAGCGCGACGGCAAGCCCGTCATCGCGCTCAAGCTCGACCGCAACGGAAGCCGGTCGACCTTCGGCGAGCTTCGGGTGCTCAAGCCCGGAGTGAAAGACCCCGTCGCAATTTCACGGGCGGTCGCGGTCTACACGGAGCTCAACGAGCGCGAAGTGACCGTCCCGGTCAGCGAGGCGTTCAAGGGCCAGCTCTCCGGGCCGGTGACCGTCGAATATCTCGAAACCTACGACGACGGCACCAAGACGATCGCCGAAACCCACGCAGTGCTCCGCTAG
- a CDS encoding DUF4402 domain-containing protein has translation MASRYALASLFAAAAFLGSANEPVRAQCRLCSTPTTEAEKPEDGTPLRLEVAATLDFDRLVLLGAGNGSATLLPNGERSTSGTIATVSASAMVGTVTVHGEPNRIVRVDLPGRIDLYSVGGSRIAIDRIETDLSGLPKLDAAGNLSFRFGGRLQVSGDSEGEYRGDVPITVDYL, from the coding sequence ATGGCGTCCCGTTACGCCCTTGCGAGCCTATTTGCCGCCGCAGCCTTCCTTGGCAGCGCGAACGAGCCCGTGCGCGCCCAGTGCCGCCTGTGCTCCACACCGACCACCGAGGCCGAAAAGCCCGAAGACGGAACGCCCCTCCGGCTGGAGGTCGCGGCCACTCTGGACTTCGACCGCCTGGTTCTGCTCGGCGCCGGCAATGGAAGCGCGACCCTGCTCCCGAACGGCGAGCGCAGCACCAGCGGCACCATCGCGACTGTAAGCGCGAGTGCCATGGTCGGGACGGTAACCGTCCACGGCGAGCCGAACCGGATCGTCCGTGTCGACCTTCCCGGAAGGATCGACCTCTACTCGGTCGGCGGCTCGCGAATCGCGATCGATCGAATCGAAACGGACCTGTCCGGGCTTCCAAAGCTCGATGCGGCAGGAAACCTCAGCTTCCGATTCGGCGGGCGGCTGCAAGTCAGCGGCGATTCCGAGGGCGAATATCGCGGCGATGTTCCCATCACCGTCGACTATCTTTGA
- a CDS encoding zinc-ribbon domain-containing protein — protein sequence MILTCPSCGTQYAVKDGAIPEGGRKVRCASCGHSWHQLPEAPAADEDVGYQAPPADAPEPGDPAAFAAGFREPAGGPEESGDDYDEVPAEPGPAGYDRVEPIPPGAELVEGPASVPVPPPDEDSWLAPTTSEEQFEPEKEIPDNEEIAAAESETGADRKRNWVMAAIIGIVLVVAIVGGLWLLAPDSVRQRIGLAATTHSPLQIAPGTPERQKLASGNELVVVSGRVINPSGAAQQVPPIKAELRDKAGKLLYSWEIAPPTRTLAPGATATFNSAEMDVPASGPDSTVTLTLKG from the coding sequence ATGATCCTGACTTGCCCGTCGTGCGGGACCCAATATGCGGTCAAGGACGGCGCCATTCCGGAAGGCGGACGTAAAGTCCGCTGCGCTTCCTGCGGACATAGCTGGCACCAACTCCCCGAAGCCCCGGCTGCAGACGAAGACGTCGGATATCAGGCTCCGCCGGCCGACGCGCCAGAGCCGGGCGATCCGGCGGCGTTTGCGGCAGGCTTCCGCGAGCCAGCAGGAGGGCCGGAGGAGAGCGGCGACGACTATGACGAGGTGCCGGCCGAGCCCGGGCCGGCCGGTTACGACCGTGTCGAGCCGATACCTCCCGGCGCCGAGCTGGTGGAAGGTCCGGCGTCGGTCCCAGTCCCTCCGCCCGATGAGGACTCCTGGTTGGCGCCCACTACCTCCGAGGAGCAGTTTGAGCCGGAGAAGGAAATTCCGGACAACGAGGAAATCGCTGCAGCGGAAAGCGAGACGGGGGCGGACCGCAAGCGCAACTGGGTGATGGCCGCCATCATCGGCATCGTCCTGGTGGTGGCGATCGTCGGCGGCCTCTGGCTGCTCGCGCCCGATTCGGTTCGGCAGCGGATCGGCCTGGCAGCAACGACGCATAGTCCCCTGCAGATCGCCCCGGGAACTCCGGAAAGGCAAAAGCTCGCCAGCGGCAACGAGCTGGTGGTGGTGAGCGGGCGCGTCATCAACCCGAGCGGAGCCGCCCAGCAGGTGCCGCCGATCAAGGCCGAGCTTCGCGACAAGGCCGGAAAGCTCCTCTATTCTTGGGAGATTGCGCCGCCCACGCGGACTCTGGCGCCGGGCGCTACCGCGACTTTCAACAGCGCCGAGATGGACGTCCCTGCCAGCGGGCCTGACTCGACTGTTACGCTCACCCTAAAGGGCTGA
- a CDS encoding FtsX-like permease family protein → MILDRIWASGPESRLLPAEKLHGPTVALMAIMTFAMILVAAAGLALANAASSVSSAAEARYVLELPSAAAAQLPKTIAAAKAVPGVRDITPVPESEMRLTLERWLGAEASAPDLPVPALAMVDLDPSANPEAVSAAVAKQVPEARINAESAQLAPLLAPVRGLQWLALSLVALMAAATAAAIILAARGALDTHRGTVEIMHRIGATDSQVTRLFQRKIAVDSVVGALVGLTGAAAVLLLLGAGVAAAAGELSTSPLTWTDAAILGLVPVAAVVIAVAVAHWTLLRALRATL, encoded by the coding sequence GTGATACTTGACCGGATCTGGGCGTCAGGCCCCGAATCGAGGCTGCTCCCGGCCGAAAAGCTCCACGGACCGACTGTTGCGCTGATGGCGATCATGACCTTCGCGATGATCCTCGTTGCCGCCGCCGGCCTTGCGCTCGCCAACGCAGCCTCCAGCGTCAGCAGTGCAGCGGAGGCGCGTTACGTGCTGGAGCTGCCGTCGGCGGCTGCGGCACAGCTACCCAAGACAATTGCCGCAGCGAAAGCCGTCCCCGGGGTGCGCGATATTACGCCGGTGCCGGAAAGCGAGATGCGCCTCACGCTCGAGCGCTGGCTGGGCGCGGAAGCCTCGGCGCCGGACCTGCCGGTCCCTGCGCTGGCGATGGTCGATCTCGATCCGAGCGCCAATCCGGAGGCCGTCTCGGCGGCAGTTGCAAAGCAGGTCCCGGAAGCGCGGATCAACGCCGAGAGCGCCCAACTCGCGCCGCTTCTGGCGCCGGTCCGTGGGCTCCAGTGGCTCGCTCTTTCGCTCGTCGCGCTGATGGCGGCTGCCACCGCCGCGGCCATCATCCTCGCCGCCAGGGGCGCTCTCGACACGCACCGGGGGACCGTCGAGATCATGCACCGAATCGGCGCGACTGACAGCCAGGTCACGCGGCTGTTCCAGCGCAAGATCGCGGTTGATTCGGTCGTCGGTGCGCTGGTCGGGTTGACCGGCGCCGCTGCCGTTCTGCTGCTGCTCGGCGCTGGTGTTGCCGCCGCCGCCGGCGAACTCTCCACAAGTCCGCTGACCTGGACCGATGCCGCGATCCTGGGGCTGGTGCCGGTCGCGGCCGTCGTCATTGCCGTTGCCGTTGCGCACTGGACTCTGCTCAGGGCGTTGCGCGCCACCCTATGA
- a CDS encoding MSCRAMM family protein — protein sequence MVGAGTWLGKTGALVAAAWLTAVGAGAATPITGNWAADPDDQFLLDVKLHQYRLGDGVRAYNTPEGTCVVFGDFLTTLDVPMKIDLAAKKASGWAFKESNAISIDKGAGTVAYGGKSEALAKTDIRETPEGWCVNSAALARWFGVGVKPLTNGSVLVLETEAKLPVELAIERQKRAENLQHRAKFDLATLPQVRLPYRMWRAPALDFVVSAGMTYRADTGAKVDRRSSVYAAGEIAHMSYDAQVATDQKGVPTSLRMRAYRSDPDGDLLGPLHATHFGFGDVAGLTTTLGGSPTSGRGAVLTNRPVVNPTNFDRTRFEGDLPSGWDAEIYRNGELLAFATADSRQRYVFDDVQLLYGENQIQIVLYGPQGQIRTRDELINVGEDNVPAGKTWYWAGFNQPSHDLVSLNKEEVSPLEPKYQAAVSVEHGLDDRTSVGVLARTMLLDDQRVTFVEGSVRRSIGGALVEVGAARESNGGTAARAQLLAKLGSLNVSAQALTANDFDLPGARNSNLREARLALDAPIHIGRAVIPAHTDIHYTDRADGSAQLDAAARLGAQIGRFNLAADVRYTQQYLAKGPAPPANVVTSLIGTGRVGPVRLRGSTSFEVSPTSRFRSAELTGYWSASDNADWEGTLAYDGPQHRGRMRLAHIRRFSGLALAVTGEAATDGSVAIGLNLNFSLDPTHGFSFSRDRLAAAGSVRARVYRDLNDNGVADAGEPFEKGALITAGHAIAQKPTDDHGTVTIAGLQTFSPITVGIDRSSLGDPMLAPKKALQVVTPRPGVPAEVDIGLVGAGDIEGAIVKNGGLGFEGLDLELVDSSGAVVSTARTDYDGYFLFEGVPYGSYRVRIAKASADAAGIDPNLKLQATVSVEQPVARTGSIHLDPRPKIASSQ from the coding sequence ATGGTCGGCGCCGGCACCTGGCTCGGCAAGACGGGCGCGCTTGTCGCGGCCGCCTGGCTGACGGCCGTCGGCGCCGGCGCCGCAACGCCGATCACCGGCAATTGGGCGGCGGACCCGGACGACCAGTTCCTTCTCGACGTCAAGCTCCACCAGTACCGGCTCGGCGACGGCGTCCGCGCCTACAACACGCCCGAGGGGACGTGCGTCGTCTTCGGCGACTTTCTGACCACCCTCGATGTGCCGATGAAGATCGACCTGGCTGCAAAGAAAGCGAGCGGCTGGGCCTTCAAGGAAAGCAACGCAATCTCGATCGACAAGGGCGCGGGAACCGTCGCCTATGGCGGCAAGAGCGAAGCCCTCGCCAAGACCGACATTCGCGAGACTCCCGAAGGCTGGTGCGTAAACTCCGCCGCGCTGGCGCGCTGGTTCGGAGTGGGGGTGAAGCCGCTGACCAACGGGTCGGTGCTCGTTCTCGAAACCGAGGCAAAGCTTCCGGTCGAGCTCGCCATCGAACGGCAGAAGAGGGCCGAAAACCTCCAGCATCGGGCCAAGTTCGACCTTGCGACCCTGCCGCAGGTTCGCCTGCCGTACCGGATGTGGCGAGCGCCCGCGCTCGATTTCGTCGTCAGCGCCGGGATGACCTACCGCGCCGACACGGGTGCAAAGGTCGACCGCAGGAGCTCGGTCTATGCAGCCGGCGAGATCGCGCACATGTCCTACGACGCGCAGGTCGCGACCGACCAGAAGGGCGTGCCCACTTCGCTTCGGATGCGCGCCTACCGATCCGATCCTGACGGCGACCTGCTCGGACCTCTCCACGCGACGCATTTCGGCTTCGGCGATGTCGCGGGGCTCACCACGACCCTCGGGGGAAGCCCGACGAGCGGCCGCGGAGCAGTGCTCACCAACCGCCCGGTGGTGAACCCGACCAATTTCGACCGCACGCGCTTCGAAGGCGACCTGCCTTCGGGCTGGGACGCGGAAATCTACCGGAACGGCGAACTTCTCGCCTTTGCGACCGCGGATTCGCGCCAGCGCTACGTCTTCGACGACGTCCAGCTGCTATACGGCGAAAACCAGATCCAGATCGTGCTTTACGGTCCGCAGGGGCAGATTCGCACACGCGACGAGCTGATCAACGTCGGTGAGGACAACGTTCCCGCCGGAAAGACCTGGTATTGGGCCGGATTCAACCAACCGAGCCATGACCTCGTCTCGCTGAACAAGGAGGAAGTCAGCCCGCTCGAGCCAAAATACCAGGCTGCAGTCTCAGTCGAGCACGGGCTGGACGACCGCACGTCGGTCGGAGTGCTCGCCCGCACCATGCTCCTCGACGACCAACGGGTGACTTTCGTCGAAGGCTCGGTGCGCCGCTCCATCGGGGGCGCGCTCGTCGAGGTCGGCGCAGCCAGGGAAAGCAACGGCGGAACCGCTGCGCGCGCTCAGCTGCTCGCGAAGCTCGGATCGCTCAACGTCAGCGCCCAGGCGCTCACGGCGAACGACTTCGACCTTCCCGGGGCTCGCAACTCAAACCTTCGTGAAGCCCGGCTGGCGCTCGACGCTCCGATTCATATCGGGCGCGCGGTGATCCCCGCGCACACTGACATCCACTACACCGATCGCGCCGACGGATCGGCGCAGCTTGACGCGGCGGCCCGGCTGGGAGCGCAAATCGGCCGATTCAATCTCGCGGCCGACGTGCGATATACCCAGCAATATCTCGCCAAAGGCCCGGCGCCGCCAGCAAATGTCGTGACGAGCCTCATCGGGACCGGCCGGGTCGGTCCCGTCAGGCTTCGCGGCTCCACCAGTTTCGAGGTCAGCCCCACCAGCCGGTTCCGCTCAGCAGAGCTGACCGGCTATTGGTCTGCCTCGGACAATGCCGATTGGGAGGGCACCCTCGCTTATGACGGCCCGCAGCATCGCGGCCGGATGCGGCTTGCGCATATCCGGCGATTCAGCGGGCTTGCGCTGGCGGTGACCGGCGAAGCGGCGACCGACGGATCGGTTGCGATCGGGCTGAACCTCAATTTCTCGCTCGACCCGACGCACGGCTTCAGCTTCTCGCGCGACCGACTCGCGGCTGCGGGCTCGGTTCGGGCGCGAGTCTATCGCGATCTCAACGACAATGGGGTCGCAGACGCCGGCGAACCCTTTGAAAAGGGCGCTTTGATCACCGCCGGGCACGCGATCGCTCAAAAACCGACCGACGACCACGGTACCGTGACCATCGCCGGCCTGCAGACATTCTCCCCGATCACGGTCGGAATCGACCGAAGCAGCCTTGGCGACCCGATGCTGGCTCCGAAGAAGGCGCTTCAGGTGGTCACTCCAAGGCCCGGCGTACCCGCGGAAGTGGACATTGGCCTGGTCGGCGCGGGCGATATCGAGGGCGCGATCGTCAAGAATGGCGGACTCGGCTTCGAAGGGCTCGACCTGGAGCTCGTCGATTCCTCCGGAGCCGTCGTTTCGACCGCGCGTACGGATTACGACGGCTATTTCCTGTTCGAAGGCGTCCCTTACGGCAGCTATCGCGTGCGGATCGCGAAGGCCTCAGCCGACGCGGCCGGCATCGATCCCAACCTGAAGCTGCAGGCGACGGTCAGCGTGGAACAGCCCGTGGCTCGAACCGGGTCAATCCACCTCGACCCAAGACCGAAAATCGCCTCAAGCCAATAG
- a CDS encoding DUF4402 domain-containing protein — protein sequence MKKVLIVASAVSALALTAAPAEAATPTQQATATARIVQPLTLAWVQDLDLGTIVLSGTGPYTDTISITNAGSFTCGADVTCSGTPQTARYSATGTRDQTLTVTVSPTIALVNQTQTSPDLTLTVDAPTAGSVVLDSTGVTTFDLGGSIDVSDTTADGVYQGTFDVSADYQ from the coding sequence ATGAAGAAGGTTCTGATTGTCGCCAGCGCGGTCTCCGCCCTGGCTCTTACTGCCGCTCCGGCCGAGGCTGCGACCCCGACCCAGCAGGCAACTGCAACCGCTCGTATCGTCCAGCCGCTGACGCTGGCCTGGGTCCAGGATCTGGACCTCGGGACCATCGTCCTCAGCGGAACCGGCCCGTACACGGACACGATCAGCATCACCAACGCGGGTTCGTTCACCTGCGGCGCTGACGTGACCTGCTCGGGCACTCCGCAGACGGCTCGCTATAGCGCGACCGGCACCCGCGACCAGACGCTCACGGTCACCGTGTCGCCGACGATCGCGCTGGTGAACCAGACTCAGACGTCTCCGGATCTCACCCTGACCGTCGACGCTCCCACTGCCGGTTCTGTCGTTCTCGATTCGACCGGCGTGACGACGTTCGACCTTGGCGGTTCGATCGACGTCAGCGACACGACCGCGGACGGAGTTTACCAGGGCACGTTCGACGTCAGCGCCGACTATCAGTAA
- a CDS encoding transglycosylase domain-containing protein — protein sequence MARSQTGSARRPLITGLKLALYAGLLGLVALVVAVAVAVASLPSYEQLSRRSDLGQMIRVHASNGTVLVSLGPSFGQWLSYDQIPASMRSAMIAIEDRRFRSHVGIDPLGLARAIGSAVIGGHRVRATSTITQQLARNIFLSNNRSMGRKIKEAILALALERKFSKDQILELYLNRVYFGGGAYGIDAASRRFFGHGADHLSLGEATIVAGLVKAPSNYAPTADVEAARRRSEVVLKTMVDNGFITSDVAASVNPAEIRIQPTAKQDAARYFTDWALPQLDTLIDETSEPIDVWTTLDIRMEEAAERAIVANAPDGAQGALVAIDRDGAVRAMVGGKNYSSSIYNRATQAVRQPGSSFKLFVYLAALESGMKPTDTMVDQPVTINGWTPRNDTRNFAGPVSLREAFSRSINTISAQIGQQLGFSTIADMAHRFGISTNISTYPSMVLGSSEARLIEMTQAFAGVSAHGTAVTPYGISRVVTVNGRELYRHDPPEQRVLVAPWVAAEMTDLLQSAVLTGTGRAAQIGRPVAGKTGTTTSNKDGWFIGFSSGLTTGVWMGRDDARPVRGLYGGTAPARAFHDFMSVAVANRPVEQFETTVPMPDWQLEPEEEYTAGEYIDLNTAPMVDENGNPIPGQPAYPPGYDPGQQQQLPPGQQPPGGLSQQWLDNVLGSGRDRQQPRPPGQPIPPATAPTQPQQQPQPQPPRSTSDPNAPQPGAPGSQ from the coding sequence ATGGCCCGATCGCAAACCGGCTCCGCACGGCGCCCGCTCATCACCGGACTCAAGCTCGCGCTCTATGCGGGGCTTCTCGGGCTCGTGGCCTTGGTGGTTGCGGTCGCCGTCGCCGTCGCCTCGCTGCCTAGCTACGAGCAATTGTCGCGCCGCTCGGATCTCGGACAGATGATCCGGGTCCACGCATCCAATGGGACGGTCCTCGTCTCGCTCGGCCCCAGCTTCGGCCAGTGGCTGAGTTACGACCAGATTCCGGCCTCCATGCGCTCGGCCATGATCGCGATCGAGGACCGGCGTTTCCGCAGCCATGTCGGCATCGATCCGCTCGGACTCGCCCGCGCGATCGGCTCGGCGGTAATCGGCGGGCACCGAGTCCGTGCCACCTCGACGATCACCCAGCAGCTCGCTCGGAACATCTTCCTAAGCAACAACCGGAGCATGGGCCGCAAGATCAAGGAGGCGATCCTCGCGCTGGCGCTTGAGCGCAAATTCTCCAAGGACCAGATCCTCGAACTCTACCTAAACCGCGTCTATTTCGGCGGCGGCGCCTACGGCATCGACGCGGCGTCGCGCCGCTTCTTCGGACATGGCGCCGACCATCTGTCGCTGGGCGAGGCGACGATTGTCGCAGGCCTCGTGAAGGCGCCGTCCAATTACGCACCCACCGCCGATGTCGAGGCCGCCCGCCGCCGCTCCGAGGTTGTGCTCAAGACCATGGTCGACAACGGCTTCATCACGTCGGACGTCGCCGCGAGCGTGAATCCGGCAGAAATCCGAATCCAGCCGACCGCAAAGCAGGACGCCGCCCGCTACTTCACCGACTGGGCGCTCCCTCAGCTCGACACGCTGATCGACGAGACCTCGGAGCCGATCGACGTCTGGACGACGCTCGACATCCGCATGGAGGAAGCCGCCGAGCGCGCGATCGTCGCCAATGCCCCCGACGGCGCGCAGGGCGCCCTGGTCGCGATCGATCGAGACGGCGCCGTGCGGGCGATGGTGGGCGGAAAGAATTATTCGTCGTCGATCTACAACCGCGCGACCCAGGCCGTCCGCCAGCCCGGCTCGTCGTTCAAGCTGTTCGTCTATCTCGCGGCGCTCGAATCGGGGATGAAGCCGACCGACACGATGGTCGACCAGCCGGTGACCATCAACGGATGGACGCCGCGCAACGACACCCGCAACTTCGCCGGGCCGGTCAGCTTGCGTGAGGCCTTCTCGCGGTCGATCAATACGATCAGTGCCCAGATCGGGCAGCAGCTCGGCTTCTCCACCATCGCCGACATGGCGCACCGCTTCGGGATCTCGACCAACATCTCGACTTACCCGTCGATGGTGCTCGGCTCGAGCGAGGCCCGGCTTATCGAGATGACGCAGGCGTTCGCTGGAGTCTCCGCCCACGGCACTGCCGTCACGCCCTACGGCATTAGCCGGGTCGTGACCGTCAACGGCCGCGAGCTCTATCGCCACGACCCGCCCGAGCAGCGCGTGCTCGTCGCCCCATGGGTTGCCGCCGAGATGACCGATCTTCTTCAGTCCGCCGTCCTCACCGGCACCGGCCGGGCGGCACAGATCGGCCGCCCCGTCGCCGGCAAGACCGGGACCACGACTTCGAACAAGGACGGCTGGTTCATCGGCTTTTCCAGCGGCCTCACCACGGGAGTCTGGATGGGCCGCGACGACGCCCGTCCCGTCCGCGGCCTTTACGGCGGCACGGCTCCGGCGCGAGCCTTCCACGACTTCATGAGCGTTGCCGTCGCCAACCGTCCGGTCGAGCAGTTCGAGACCACCGTCCCGATGCCCGACTGGCAGCTTGAGCCCGAGGAGGAATATACCGCCGGCGAATATATCGACCTCAACACGGCGCCGATGGTCGACGAGAACGGCAACCCGATCCCGGGACAGCCCGCCTATCCGCCCGGCTACGACCCCGGCCAACAGCAGCAGCTTCCCCCGGGGCAGCAACCGCCCGGCGGCCTGTCACAGCAATGGCTAGATAATGTCCTAGGCTCCGGCCGCGACCGGCAACAGCCGCGGCCTCCTGGCCAGCCGATTCCGCCTGCTACCGCTCCGACCCAACCCCAGCAGCAACCGCAGCCGCAGCCACCACGCTCAACGAGCGACCCCAATGCGCCGCAGCCTGGGGCCCCAGGCTCGCAATAA
- the ftsE gene encoding cell division ATP-binding protein FtsE, giving the protein MASVVQFESVGLRYGTGAEVLRDLDFTLSKGGFYFLTGASGAGKTSLLKLLYLAQRPTRGRIRLFGEDLSEAPRELLPDFRRRIGVVFQDFRLIRHLSAYDNVALPLRIAGREEAEISSAVREMLDWVGLGDRAGARPATLSGGEQQRVAIARAVITQPDLLVADEPTGNVDAEMAKRLMHLFSAMNEFGTTVVVATHDFGLIASNPAAEIMRLDSGALVDPTGSLRNPPRMDRIEVRP; this is encoded by the coding sequence CTGGCGTCGGTGGTTCAATTCGAAAGCGTCGGACTGCGCTACGGGACGGGCGCCGAGGTGCTTCGCGATCTCGATTTTACGTTGTCGAAGGGCGGCTTCTATTTCCTCACCGGTGCATCGGGTGCGGGCAAGACTTCGCTCCTCAAACTGCTCTATCTGGCGCAGAGGCCCACACGCGGCCGGATCCGGCTGTTCGGCGAGGATCTGAGTGAGGCTCCGAGAGAGCTTCTCCCCGACTTCCGCCGACGGATCGGGGTGGTGTTCCAGGACTTCCGGCTGATCCGCCACCTTTCGGCCTATGACAATGTCGCACTTCCACTTCGGATCGCCGGCCGGGAGGAGGCGGAGATCAGCTCGGCCGTCCGCGAGATGCTCGACTGGGTGGGCCTTGGGGACCGCGCCGGCGCCCGGCCTGCAACCCTGTCAGGAGGAGAGCAGCAAAGGGTCGCGATCGCCCGGGCTGTGATCACCCAGCCCGACCTCCTGGTTGCCGACGAGCCGACCGGCAACGTCGACGCCGAGATGGCCAAGCGCCTGATGCACCTGTTCAGCGCGATGAACGAATTCGGCACGACGGTCGTCGTCGCGACCCACGACTTCGGCCTCATCGCCTCCAACCCGGCCGCCGAGATCATGAGATTGGATTCGGGAGCTCTGGTCGACCCGACCGGATCGCTGAGGAACCCGCCGCGAATGGACCGGATTGAGGTGCGGCCGTGA